Proteins encoded by one window of Gammaproteobacteria bacterium:
- a CDS encoding bifunctional 3,4-dihydroxy-2-butanone-4-phosphate synthase/GTP cyclohydrolase II — protein MTFAPIEDAIAAISRGELVVVVDDEDRENEGDLILAAEKATPEKIGFMVRHTSGIICVPLVGERLDELRIPMMVMQNTDVRHTAFTVSVDYGPVTTTGISAADRAATIRAMVDPATEPEDLTRPGHIFPLRYRPGGVLRRAGHTEAAVDLATLAGLQPAGVLAEIVSDDGSIARLSDLVEFARKHHLVMIQIADLIAYRRQRQRLIRRGAEARIPTEFGDFEAIAYESLVDHREHLALVRGEIVGKEGVLVRVHSECLTGDTLGSLRCDCGFQLRDAMRKIAAEGSGVVLYLRGHEGRGIGLMHKLEAYALQDQGRDTVEANLELGLPTDARDYGVGAQILADLGITTMRLLTNNPTKRAGIEGYGLEIIESVPLEVRPNPENLGYLTTKVEKLGHSIDLEGADASS, from the coding sequence ATGACTTTCGCGCCGATAGAAGATGCGATCGCTGCGATCTCACGGGGAGAGTTGGTCGTCGTTGTCGACGATGAGGATCGGGAGAACGAGGGTGATCTCATCCTCGCAGCCGAAAAGGCGACGCCGGAGAAGATCGGATTCATGGTGCGTCATACGAGTGGCATCATCTGCGTACCACTCGTGGGTGAGCGCCTCGACGAGTTGCGTATCCCGATGATGGTGATGCAAAACACCGACGTCCGGCACACCGCCTTCACGGTGTCGGTGGACTACGGCCCGGTCACGACGACGGGGATCTCGGCAGCGGACAGAGCTGCAACGATCAGAGCAATGGTCGATCCTGCGACTGAGCCTGAAGATCTCACGAGGCCCGGTCATATCTTCCCATTGCGTTATCGGCCGGGTGGAGTGCTTCGGCGAGCAGGCCACACCGAAGCCGCGGTCGATCTGGCAACGTTGGCGGGACTCCAACCCGCCGGCGTGCTCGCCGAGATCGTTTCCGACGACGGTTCGATCGCTCGCCTCTCCGACCTGGTGGAGTTCGCTCGCAAGCATCATCTCGTCATGATTCAGATAGCGGATCTGATCGCATACCGGCGTCAGCGTCAACGGTTGATCCGGCGCGGGGCCGAAGCGCGCATTCCGACGGAGTTCGGGGACTTCGAGGCGATCGCCTACGAGTCTCTCGTCGATCATCGTGAGCATCTGGCGCTCGTCAGAGGGGAGATCGTGGGCAAGGAAGGCGTCCTGGTGAGGGTCCATTCGGAGTGCCTGACCGGGGACACGCTCGGGAGTCTTCGCTGTGATTGCGGTTTCCAGCTGCGGGACGCGATGAGGAAGATCGCAGCCGAAGGGAGCGGCGTGGTGCTCTACCTGCGTGGACACGAAGGCCGAGGAATCGGGCTCATGCACAAGCTCGAGGCATACGCGCTCCAGGACCAGGGTCGTGACACGGTTGAGGCGAACCTCGAGCTGGGGCTGCCAACAGACGCGAGGGACTACGGGGTGGGTGCCCAGATCCTCGCCGATCTCGGGATCACGACGATGCGACTGCTGACGAACAACCCGACGAAACGGGCGGGGATCGAGGGCTACGGTCTCGAGATCATCGAGAGCGTTCCGCTCGAGGTGAGACCGAATCCGGAGAACCTCGGCTATCTGACGACCAAAGTGGAGAAGCTCGGGCATTCCATTGATCTGGAGGGTGCAGATGCAAGTTCATGA
- the ribD gene encoding bifunctional diaminohydroxyphosphoribosylaminopyrimidine deaminase/5-amino-6-(5-phosphoribosylamino)uracil reductase RibD, translating to MDEHWMARSLEIARGSHPHPNPRVGAVVVDTNGESAGEGSHTGPGSPHAEVIALDRAGTLARGGTIYVTLEPCSHFGRTPPCVSAIVAAGIRRVVVAAEDPDSRVAGRGIEALRKAGCDVEVGLMEHEARMLDPGYFHHRRTGRPMVTLKAAATLDGQVAALDGSSQWITDEAAREDAHRLRAAADAVMVGAGTLRADNPRLDVRLEEYAGPQPVPVLVAGAQPIPLDARLLARAPIVLTPTAIEGVDAIVAPANGVVDLRFGLEALGKRGIVDVLVEGGPRLAASLLSENLVDRMVLYLGARVAGGAGKTMFEGAFATLSQSRRVHITHVGTVGTGVKIEATLEDD from the coding sequence GTGGACGAACACTGGATGGCCCGGAGTCTCGAGATTGCACGAGGTTCGCATCCCCATCCGAATCCGCGCGTGGGAGCAGTAGTCGTCGACACGAACGGCGAATCGGCGGGTGAGGGCAGCCACACCGGCCCGGGTAGCCCCCACGCCGAGGTGATTGCGCTCGACAGGGCCGGCACCTTGGCCCGAGGTGGAACGATCTATGTCACGCTCGAGCCCTGCTCACACTTCGGAAGAACGCCACCCTGCGTGAGCGCCATCGTCGCTGCCGGGATTCGGCGTGTCGTCGTGGCGGCCGAAGATCCCGATTCCCGCGTTGCGGGTAGGGGGATCGAGGCGTTACGGAAAGCCGGATGTGATGTCGAGGTCGGTCTGATGGAGCACGAGGCGCGAATGCTCGATCCCGGCTATTTCCACCATCGCAGAACGGGACGCCCGATGGTCACGTTGAAGGCAGCAGCGACGCTCGATGGCCAGGTGGCGGCTCTCGACGGTTCGTCGCAGTGGATCACCGATGAAGCTGCACGAGAGGACGCACATCGCCTCCGCGCCGCAGCAGATGCCGTGATGGTGGGAGCCGGCACGCTGCGCGCCGACAATCCTCGGCTGGACGTTCGGTTGGAGGAGTACGCGGGTCCGCAGCCGGTGCCGGTGCTCGTCGCGGGGGCACAGCCGATTCCTCTCGATGCTCGGCTGTTGGCTCGCGCTCCGATCGTGCTCACCCCAACTGCGATCGAAGGTGTCGATGCAATCGTTGCACCTGCCAACGGTGTGGTCGATCTGCGGTTCGGCCTCGAGGCGCTTGGCAAACGAGGCATCGTGGACGTTCTCGTCGAGGGCGGTCCGAGGTTGGCTGCTTCGCTGCTCTCGGAGAATCTTGTCGACCGGATGGTCCTCTACCTCGGCGCCCGGGTTGCGGGAGGTGCAGGAAAGACCATGTTCGAAGGGGCGTTCGCCACCCTGTCACAGAGTCGTCGCGTGCACATCACACACGTAGGGACGGTTGGCACCGGCGTGAAGATCGAGGCCACATTGGAGGATGATTGA
- a CDS encoding 6,7-dimethyl-8-ribityllumazine synthase, producing MQVHEILGEPTGGGRRVGVVVASFNRVITDGLLAGALEALEAAGTEQVTVVRVPGSLEVPLAARRLAQTGYDAVVAIGAVIKGETDHYEHVGSQSIAGIASVSLSSGVPVGNAILTVTEFEHARDRSLPGPANKGLEAAKAVLAMVDALEKIG from the coding sequence ATGCAAGTTCATGAGATCCTCGGAGAGCCGACGGGAGGAGGGCGTAGGGTCGGGGTCGTCGTCGCTTCCTTCAATCGAGTGATTACGGACGGTCTGCTTGCAGGCGCGCTGGAGGCGCTCGAGGCGGCCGGTACCGAGCAGGTGACCGTGGTTCGAGTTCCAGGATCGCTGGAGGTGCCCCTTGCCGCGCGACGCCTCGCGCAGACCGGATACGACGCGGTGGTTGCGATCGGCGCGGTGATCAAGGGAGAGACCGACCACTACGAGCATGTCGGCAGCCAGTCGATTGCAGGGATTGCGAGCGTCTCCCTCTCCAGCGGTGTACCGGTCGGCAACGCAATCCTCACCGTGACCGAATTCGAGCATGCGAGAGACCGTTCACTGCCTGGACCCGCAAACAAAGGGCTCGAGGCAGCGAAGGCCGTACTCGCGATGGTGGATGCACTGGAGAAGATCGGCTGA
- a CDS encoding riboflavin synthase — MFTGIVESLGTVRRIVMTDLGCRLDIETDLPGLGIGDSVAVNGVCLTVVASPDGGFEADVMHETLLRTDLGTLEAGTSVDLERPLAASGRFDGHIVQGHVDGVGHVQTVEPEGDSVRMRIGIPEAISPYIAEKGSVAVDGVSLTVTAAGGDWFEVALIPHTLEVTVLGLRGPGDPVNIEVDVIAKYLERLMERKR; from the coding sequence ATGTTTACCGGAATCGTTGAATCTCTCGGCACGGTGCGGCGCATCGTGATGACCGACCTGGGTTGTCGACTCGACATCGAGACGGACCTTCCGGGCCTCGGCATCGGTGACTCGGTGGCGGTCAATGGCGTTTGCCTGACGGTTGTTGCGTCTCCGGACGGGGGCTTCGAAGCCGATGTCATGCACGAGACCCTTCTGCGCACCGATCTGGGCACGCTCGAGGCAGGAACGTCGGTCGACTTGGAGCGTCCGCTTGCGGCATCAGGTCGCTTCGACGGTCACATCGTCCAGGGCCATGTCGATGGGGTTGGGCACGTGCAAACAGTGGAGCCGGAGGGCGACAGCGTGCGCATGCGTATCGGTATCCCGGAGGCGATCTCACCGTACATCGCGGAGAAAGGTTCGGTCGCGGTCGACGGCGTCAGCCTCACGGTGACTGCCGCGGGTGGCGACTGGTTCGAGGTCGCGTTGATCCCGCACACTCTCGAAGTGACGGTCCTTGGACTGCGGGGCCCAGGCGACCCCGTGAATATCGAGGTGGACGTGATCGCCAAGTATCTCGAACGCCTCATGGAGAGGAAACGATGA